Proteins encoded in a region of the Methanobrevibacter millerae genome:
- a CDS encoding NAD(P)/FAD-dependent oxidoreductase, producing MKNIVIGSGPAGRLGSYELGKLGEDVTLIEKNHIAGTCLNEGCMVICALSDISKFIDSNKRFNEYGFIKSQVDVSYEKIVSKIKETQDLLRKLNQMENESVGNNVIYGEASIDENTVNVNGESLEYDNLLIATGARPHIPDVKGSEYGLTNKDILKLDDIPEKLNIVGGGIIACEIANIFSTLGSEVNVIVRSEFLKEIDEDAKDYILKHIMKDVNVLEHTDISECSKNKVILTNGDELEGVPFFATGRVPNSEIAEGFVDINPDKTIKVNDFMETSRDNVYAAGDVTGGWQLTPVARMEGICAARNMANYKNKISYNSVPQSISLNTEVSFVENEKIGDVETETIALPAIAGPGAFWKILTGDTGYAKIEFDKENNRIKKINSISPSSVSDVAYLSYLMRIDSPLDEYSNFLEIHPSTDTNYKIIKNLWL from the coding sequence GTGAAAAATATTGTTATAGGATCAGGCCCTGCCGGAAGATTAGGGTCTTATGAACTGGGCAAATTAGGTGAAGATGTTACTCTAATTGAAAAAAACCATATAGCAGGCACCTGCTTAAATGAAGGATGCATGGTTATTTGCGCACTGAGTGATATTTCTAAATTCATAGATTCCAACAAAAGATTTAACGAGTATGGATTCATTAAAAGCCAAGTTGATGTTAGCTATGAAAAAATCGTTTCAAAAATTAAAGAAACACAGGACTTGCTGAGAAAATTAAATCAGATGGAAAATGAAAGTGTTGGAAACAATGTCATATATGGCGAAGCATCAATAGATGAAAATACTGTAAATGTTAATGGTGAAAGCCTTGAATACGACAATCTGTTAATAGCTACAGGAGCAAGACCACACATTCCAGATGTTAAAGGCAGCGAATATGGATTGACAAATAAAGACATTCTAAAATTAGATGATATTCCAGAAAAGCTAAATATTGTTGGCGGAGGAATCATTGCCTGCGAAATTGCCAACATCTTCTCAACATTAGGCAGTGAAGTCAATGTGATAGTAAGAAGTGAATTCCTAAAAGAGATTGACGAAGATGCAAAAGATTATATTTTAAAACATATCATGAAAGATGTGAATGTTTTAGAGCATACCGACATTAGTGAATGTAGCAAAAACAAAGTTATATTGACAAATGGTGATGAATTGGAAGGAGTTCCATTTTTTGCAACAGGAAGAGTGCCTAATTCCGAAATTGCAGAAGGATTTGTTGACATTAATCCGGACAAAACAATAAAAGTAAATGATTTTATGGAAACATCCAGAGACAATGTATATGCTGCAGGCGATGTTACTGGAGGATGGCAATTAACTCCAGTAGCAAGAATGGAAGGAATTTGTGCTGCAAGAAATATGGCTAACTATAAAAATAAAATAAGCTACAACTCAGTTCCTCAAAGCATAAGTTTAAACACTGAAGTCAGTTTTGTTGAAAACGAAAAAATAGGTGATGTTGAAACTGAAACAATTGCACTTCCAGCAATAGCTGGGCCTGGAGCATTTTGGAAAATACTTACCGGAGATACTGGCTATGCAAAAATAGAATTTGATAAAGAAAATAATAGAATTAAAAAAATCAACTCAATATCCCCATCATCAGTT
- a CDS encoding HypC/HybG/HupF family hydrogenase formation chaperone, with translation MCIAAPAQIVKIDREANVLYADFGGARQAAKMDLLPDVEIGEYVLIHAGYAIEKLSEEAAKESLEAWEELLEILEEEDKEMEKARIEAGLNQ, from the coding sequence ATGTGTATTGCAGCACCCGCTCAAATTGTTAAAATTGATAGGGAAGCCAATGTTTTGTATGCTGATTTTGGTGGAGCAAGACAGGCTGCTAAAATGGATTTACTTCCTGATGTTGAAATTGGTGAGTATGTTTTAATCCATGCAGGTTATGCTATCGAAAAATTATCAGAAGAAGCTGCTAAAGAGTCTTTAGAAGCTTGGGAAGAATTATTGGAAATTCTTGAAGAAGAAGATAAAGAAATGGAAAAAGCAAGAATTGAAGCAGGATTGAATCAATAG
- a CDS encoding ACT domain-containing protein: protein MWEIIHEKFKKYPARIRVAEKMIELGLSVHEDGKIYCGNLKISDKALATAANVDRRAIKSTIEVINEDSELFDLFNNIIPAGTLLKNIAKIVDLGVIEIEVGSDNEGVLAAATNLITNNGINIRQAYAEDSELQKYPILTVITNEPINGELINEFLKIKGVNRVSIY from the coding sequence ATGTGGGAAATCATACATGAAAAATTTAAAAAATACCCTGCAAGAATACGTGTTGCAGAAAAAATGATTGAATTAGGTCTTTCAGTTCATGAAGATGGAAAAATATATTGTGGTAATCTAAAAATAAGTGACAAAGCATTGGCAACTGCAGCAAATGTGGATAGACGAGCTATAAAATCAACAATTGAAGTTATTAATGAAGATTCTGAACTATTTGATTTATTCAACAACATCATTCCCGCAGGAACCCTACTTAAAAACATTGCAAAAATAGTAGATTTGGGAGTAATAGAAATAGAAGTTGGATCAGACAATGAGGGTGTGCTTGCTGCTGCAACAAACTTAATTACAAACAATGGAATAAACATAAGACAGGCCTATGCTGAAGACAGTGAACTTCAGAAGTATCCTATCCTCACAGTAATAACAAATGAACCTATAAATGGTGAGTTAATTAATGAATTTTTAAAAATAAAAGGTGTCAATAGAGTATCAATCTATTGA
- a CDS encoding iron-sulfur cluster assembly protein: MSEELVNSIRDAVSVINDPHMGVSIVEMGIVQDISVDGDEAKIIIKPTNPGCMSVARIAADAKTQAEKVDGVSKAVIIVEGHAMADSINEMINR, translated from the coding sequence ATGTCAGAAGAACTAGTTAATTCAATAAGAGATGCTGTTTCTGTTATTAATGACCCACACATGGGAGTTAGTATTGTTGAAATGGGAATTGTACAAGATATAAGTGTAGATGGTGACGAAGCTAAAATTATTATTAAACCAACCAACCCTGGTTGTATGAGTGTTGCTCGCATCGCTGCGGATGCTAAAACTCAAGCTGAGAAAGTTGATGGAGTATCTAAAGCAGTTATTATTGTTGAAGGCCACGCAATGGCAGATTCAATAAATGAAATGATTAACAGATAA
- a CDS encoding DUF5591 domain-containing protein yields MKVICSSEESLYRPEAVRWRQRMEWMEPVGDSVVLLPCSMKKPYSNSKSHQAFRKVTRSFQELIVTSPFGICPRELENTFPIQSYDVSTTGSWSQDEIQESGQLIKKYCEGKNVVAHLHGGYLESCEAFLDDFTLTCLDGKPTSPDSIYNLRMELKKHEKINRRDKVLNELRSIAKYQFGPKACDFIPDNVKAKGRYHKKITVDGTQIAMLNMDTGLYRLNLAGGEILKDLGINIVNIDFDLETNTVFAPGINKASHNIVPNDQVVVVNDDKVVGVGKAILTGREMELCSNGIGVKIKHRVK; encoded by the coding sequence ATGAAAGTAATATGTTCAAGTGAAGAATCTTTATATAGGCCAGAAGCCGTAAGATGGAGACAAAGAATGGAATGGATGGAACCTGTGGGAGATAGCGTTGTTTTGCTCCCGTGCAGTATGAAAAAACCATACTCAAATTCCAAATCCCATCAAGCATTTAGAAAAGTTACTCGGTCTTTTCAAGAGCTTATTGTAACTTCACCATTTGGAATTTGTCCAAGAGAACTTGAAAATACATTCCCCATCCAATCATATGACGTGAGTACTACAGGTTCATGGTCTCAGGATGAAATCCAAGAAAGCGGCCAGTTAATTAAAAAATATTGTGAAGGCAAAAATGTCGTTGCACACCTCCATGGAGGATATTTGGAATCATGCGAAGCGTTTTTAGATGACTTCACATTAACCTGTCTGGATGGAAAACCTACTTCACCAGATTCCATTTACAATTTAAGAATGGAACTTAAAAAGCATGAAAAAATAAATAGAAGAGACAAGGTTTTAAATGAACTCCGCTCCATTGCAAAATACCAATTTGGTCCAAAAGCCTGCGATTTTATACCAGATAATGTTAAAGCAAAAGGAAGATATCACAAAAAGATAACTGTTGACGGCACTCAAATTGCCATGTTAAATATGGATACGGGACTTTATCGTTTAAATCTAGCTGGTGGAGAAATCTTAAAAGATTTGGGCATTAATATTGTCAATATTGATTTTGATTTAGAAACAAATACCGTTTTTGCTCCAGGAATTAATAAAGCAAGTCACAATATTGTTCCTAATGATCAAGTTGTTGTTGTAAACGATGACAAAGTTGTAGGTGTTGGAAAGGCTATTTTAACAGGCCGTGAAATGGAATTATGCTCAAACGGCATAGGTGTTAAAATAAAACATCGTGTGAAATAA
- a CDS encoding TIGR00295 family protein: protein MEIEILKKEKTPQNVIDHSIAVCKKACEIAKNFPEADLDIMQKGALLHDIGRSRTHGITHAVEGVEIARGYGYGDDVLNIIERHIGAGITKKEAEELNLFEKSYVPETLEEKIVAHADNLISGTEEVDIDFVIKKWKSRMDNPEDNIKRLIKLDEELIQAFKDE, encoded by the coding sequence ATAGAAATTGAGATTCTTAAAAAAGAAAAAACACCACAAAATGTTATAGATCACTCAATAGCAGTTTGTAAAAAAGCATGTGAAATAGCTAAAAATTTCCCTGAAGCTGATTTGGACATCATGCAGAAAGGTGCATTATTGCATGATATAGGCAGATCCAGAACTCACGGCATTACCCATGCAGTCGAAGGTGTTGAAATTGCTCGAGGATACGGATACGGTGATGATGTTTTAAATATTATCGAAAGACATATTGGAGCGGGCATCACCAAAAAAGAAGCTGAAGAGTTGAATCTTTTTGAAAAATCATATGTTCCAGAAACATTAGAGGAAAAAATTGTCGCTCATGCAGATAATTTAATTAGTGGAACTGAAGAAGTTGACATTGATTTTGTAATAAAAAAATGGAAATCCCGAATGGATAATCCTGAAGATAATATTAAACGATTAATAAAACTTGATGAAGAGTTAATACAAGCATTTAAGGATGAATAA
- a CDS encoding coenzyme F420-0:L-glutamate ligase, translated as MIDENIKHVINGNYIVIPIETGYIKPNEDLNSIIIPARELMEDGDYLVIAETPISVSQGRLIDEAQYTPSLTAKFLTTVWSKYIWGYILGPLLGIKKRTIKNLRRLPEETKAHKEVVLQLYGLKHALKPASEAGIDLSNAPGTCVSLLPENPEKVAHDIKSEIGKEVCVMIIDTDATYMKNGKYFTGLPIAIDGIEADKGFFGYFKGQLSENMGSTPLGCSEEISVEKALKIANIAEDYQKSLSTEMKTIHSVKKVLGTSETGVTIEALDSITHTPAVIIRKIN; from the coding sequence ATGATTGATGAAAATATAAAACATGTGATAAATGGGAACTATATTGTAATCCCAATAGAAACCGGATACATAAAACCTAATGAAGACTTGAATTCAATAATTATTCCTGCCCGTGAATTAATGGAAGACGGAGATTATTTAGTAATTGCAGAAACTCCAATTTCAGTTTCACAAGGCAGACTAATAGATGAAGCGCAATACACACCATCCCTTACGGCCAAGTTCCTAACTACCGTCTGGAGCAAGTATATCTGGGGATATATTCTTGGACCGTTATTGGGAATTAAAAAAAGAACTATTAAAAATTTAAGAAGATTACCTGAAGAAACTAAAGCCCATAAAGAAGTTGTTCTTCAATTATATGGATTAAAACATGCACTCAAACCTGCTTCAGAAGCAGGAATTGATTTGAGTAATGCTCCAGGAACATGTGTGTCACTGCTTCCGGAAAACCCTGAAAAAGTAGCTCATGACATCAAATCAGAAATAGGTAAGGAAGTATGTGTCATGATTATAGATACAGATGCCACATACATGAAAAATGGAAAATATTTTACCGGTCTTCCAATAGCCATAGATGGAATTGAAGCAGACAAGGGATTTTTCGGATATTTCAAAGGCCAGCTAAGTGAAAATATGGGATCAACCCCATTAGGCTGCAGTGAAGAAATAAGTGTTGAAAAAGCCCTTAAAATAGCTAACATTGCTGAAGATTATCAAAAGTCATTGTCAACTGAAATGAAAACAATACATAGTGTGAAAAAAGTTTTAGGAACTTCTGAAACTGGAGTTACTATTGAAGCTCTTGACAGTATTACACATACCCCCGCAGTAATCATACGAAAAATCAACTAA
- a CDS encoding pyruvate kinase alpha/beta domain-containing protein yields the protein MKITYFEKQGEDYTDELVAAVKERLDQTDDIDNIVIASSTGKSALKLYDAIDGDAEIINVTHHSGFKEENALDISEDMLDELGEKGIVTFVGCHAFSGANRGVTNKYGGYAPLDIVSDTLRMFSHGVKVACEISIMAADAGLIPVGEEIIAIGGRGSGVDTAVILTPVNAKDLFNLKIHEIIAMPRD from the coding sequence ATGAAAATTACATACTTTGAAAAACAGGGTGAAGATTATACTGATGAGTTAGTGGCAGCTGTAAAGGAAAGACTGGACCAAACTGATGACATTGATAATATTGTCATTGCCTCTTCAACAGGCAAATCTGCGTTAAAATTATATGATGCGATAGATGGTGATGCAGAAATTATTAATGTCACTCACCATTCCGGGTTTAAGGAGGAAAATGCCTTAGATATCAGTGAAGACATGTTGGATGAATTGGGTGAAAAAGGTATTGTGACTTTTGTTGGATGCCATGCATTCAGCGGAGCTAATCGTGGAGTAACTAATAAATATGGAGGATATGCTCCTTTGGATATAGTTTCAGACACACTACGTATGTTTTCTCATGGTGTAAAAGTGGCATGTGAAATATCAATAATGGCTGCGGATGCTGGTTTAATTCCAGTAGGTGAAGAAATTATCGCAATCGGTGGTAGGGGTTCTGGTGTGGATACTGCAGTTATTTTAACTCCTGTTAATGCTAAAGATTTGTTTAATTTGAAAATTCATGAAATTATAGCTATGCCAAGGGATTAA